The following nucleotide sequence is from Flavobacterium sp. N1736.
AAAAATGTTCAATGTGTATTCAAATGACACAAGCTACTAAATTAAAAGCTAAAAACGAAGGTCGCCCAGTTGCTGATGGCGAATTCCAAACAGCTTGTTCTAACGCTTGTTCTTCTGGAGCAATGATATTTGGTGATGTTAATGATAAAGAAAGTAAAGTTGCTAAATTAGCAGCTGATGAAAGATCATATCACTTATTAGAGCATGTAGGAACAAAACCTAATGTGGTTTACCATGTTAAAGTTAGAAATACTTAGAATAAATTATTAATTAAGAAACATATAAAGGATTATGTCGTCTCACTACGAAGCACCCATTAGAAAACCTTTAGTTATAGGTGATAAATCTTATCACGATGTAACTGTAGATGTAGCTGCACCTGTTGAAGGTCCTGCAAACAAACATTGGTGGATTGTATTTTCAATCGCATTAATAGCCTTCCTTTGGGGGTTAGGTTGTATAATTTACACCGTATCTACCGGTATTGGAACATGGGGATTAAATAAAACAGTTGGTTGGGCTTGGGATATCACGAACTTCGTTTGGTGGGTTGGTATTGGTCACGCTGGAACATTAATTTCTGCGGTATTATTACTTTTCCGTCAACGTTGGAGAATGGCTATTAACCGTTCTGCAGAAGCAATGACTATCTTCTCAGTAGTACAAGCAGGTTTATTTCCAATTATTCACATGGGACGTCCATGGTTAGCATACTGGGTTTTACCTATTCCAAATCAATTTGGATCTTTATGGGTAAACTTTAACTCACCATTGCTTTGGGACGTGTTCGCAATTTCGACGTATCTTTCGGTGTCATTAGTTTTCTGGTGGACTGGTTTATTGCCTGACTTTGCAATGCTACGTGACAGAGCGGTAACTCCTTTTACAAAAAGAGTATATTCTATCCTAAGTTTCGGATGGAGCGGAAGAGCTAAAGATTGGCAGCGTTTTGAAGAAGTATCATTAGTATTGGCTGGTTTAGCTACTCCTCTTGTACTTTCTGTACACACGATTGTATCGATGGACTTTGCTACTTCTGTAATCCCTGGATGGCATACAACAATTTTCCCTCCGTACTTCGTTGCCGGAGCGGTTTTCTCTGGATTTGCAATGGTAAACACCTTGCTGATCGTTATGAGAAAAGTTTCTAATCTTGAAGCATATATCACATTACAACATATCGAATTAATGAATATCATTATTATGATTACAGGTTCGATTGTTGGTGTAGCTTATATTACTGAGTTATTTGTAGCTTGGTATTCAGGAGTAGAATATGAGCAATATGCTTTCTTAAACAGAGCTACCGGACCTTACTGGTGGGCATATTGGTCGATGATGACTTGTAACGTTTTCTCTCCACAATTTATGTGGTTCAAGAAATTAAGAACAAGTATCATGTTCTCATTTATTATTTCGATTGTTGTAAACATCGGAATGTGGTTTGAAAGATTCGTAATTATTGTTACTTCTTTACATAGAGATTACCTTCCATCTTCTTGGACAATGTTTTCACCAACATTTGTTGATATTGGAATTTTCATCGGAACGATTGGTTTCTTCTTTGTATTGTTTTTATTATACTCTAGAACATTCCCTGTAATTGCTCAGGCAGAGGTTAAAACAATTTTGAAAGGAACAGGAGATAATTACATTAGAGAAAGAGCAAATAAAGATTCACATCATGAGTAATAAAGTAATATACGCCATTTATAATGACGATGATATTTTGATGGATGCAGTAAAGAAAACCAGAGCTGCTCATCATCATATTGAAGAAGTTTTTACTCCATTCCCAGTTCACGGGTTGGATAAAGCTATGGGTTTAGCACCAACAAGATTAGCAATTTGTTCTTTCTTATATGGATGTGTTGGTCTTTCTTTTGCAACATTCATGATGAGTTATATTATGATTCATGACTGGCCACAGGATATTGGTGGTAAACCAAGTTTCAGTTTCATTCAGAATATGCCATCTTTTGTGCCGATTATGTTTGAGTTGACTGTATTTTTTGCTGCCCACTTAATGGTTATTACTTTTTATATGAGAAGTAGATTATGGCCATTTAAACAAGCTGAGAATCCTGATGTAAGAACAACAGATGACCATTTTTTAATGGAAGTTGCCGTAAATAATAACGAAGCAGAACTAGTTTCTTTTTTCGAAGGTACAGGAGCTGTTGAAGTTAAAGTAATTGAAAAGAATTAATTGTAGCTATGAAAAGGATATATAAAATAACACTTTTAGTTGGTATAACTATTTTAGTTTCATCTTGCCACAATAATTCGGCACCAAACTATCAGTATTTCCCTAATATGTATGAGTCTGTAGGTTATGAAACTTATTCAGAAGCAAAAATATTTAAAGGAGGAAAAGAAGGACAGCTTCCTGTTGCAGGAACGATTAATAGAGGTTTTGAGCCTTATGAATATGAAAATTCAACTGCAGGTTATGAATTGGCAAAAGCTAATTTAAAATCTCCTTTGGATTCTATCGAAAGAAATTCCGGAAAAGGAAAAGAACTTTTCGAGATTTATTGTATCAGTTGTCATGGTGCAGCTGGAAACGGTAAAGGTAAATTGGTTGAAAGAGAAAAATTTCTTGGAGTACCTAGCTATAAAGACAGAGAAATCACTGAAGGAAGTATCTTTCACGTTGAAACTTATGGTTTAAATGCAATGGGTTCACATGCAAATCAATTAAGTGCCCACGAACGTTGGTTAGTTGCTGACTATGTTCTAAAACTAAAAAGCCAATTATAATTGTTGAACAAACTGATCGTAATAGATATGTATACATTTTCAAGTAAATTAAAAACTTTTTCTATCATCCTAATGGCCGTTGGTATATTAGGAATTGGATATGGTTTTTTAACTGCTCCTAAAGATATTCAAGAAGTTGAAAAAATTCTAGCTGCAGATGCGCATGGAGCTCATGGAGCTGCACATGAAGTAACGGCAGAGACTACTCACAAAGAAGCCGGACATCATGAAACTGCTGAAGTTTCGCATGAATCACACAAAGGCGGTGAACATGCAGAAGTTAGCGCTGCTGACGAGCATAAAAAACATTTAACACACGTATTGCACCAATTGCAAAATAAGCCATGGTCTGCATTATATGTTGCTTGTATTTTTTTCTTGTTAATTTCTCTGGGAGTTCTATCATTTTATGCTATTCAACAAGTAGCTCAGGCAGGCTGGTCTCCGGTTTTGTTTAGAGTTATGCAGGGAATTACAGCTTATTTACCTGTAGCTTCTGTGATTTTCTTCATCATTTTAATTCTTTGCGGATTACACTTTAATCATATTTTTGTATGGTTAGGAGAAGGAGTTACTGATCCTAAAAGCCCTAATTATGATGAAATTATTGCTGGTAAGCATGGTTATTTAAATTTTGGTTTCTGGATTGCGAGAGCAGCTATCTTTTTATTAGGATGGAATTTATACCGTCATTATTCAAGAAAAAATTGCTTAGCTCAGGATGAAGCTAATGATGATTTAAATTACAAAAAGAACTTTAAATTATCTGCGGGATTCTT
It contains:
- a CDS encoding quinol:cytochrome C oxidoreductase; amino-acid sequence: MYTFSSKLKTFSIILMAVGILGIGYGFLTAPKDIQEVEKILAADAHGAHGAAHEVTAETTHKEAGHHETAEVSHESHKGGEHAEVSAADEHKKHLTHVLHQLQNKPWSALYVACIFFLLISLGVLSFYAIQQVAQAGWSPVLFRVMQGITAYLPVASVIFFIILILCGLHFNHIFVWLGEGVTDPKSPNYDEIIAGKHGYLNFGFWIARAAIFLLGWNLYRHYSRKNCLAQDEANDDLNYKKNFKLSAGFLVFFIVSESIMSWDWIMSIDPHWFSTLFGWYVFASFVVSAVTTIALVTIYLKSKGYLEYVNTSHIHDLAKFMFGFSIFWTYLWFSQFMLIWYANIPEEVTYFITRIQLYNLPFFGAVVMNFVFPLLILVNTDFKRLSWVIVMAGTVILFGHYIDFFNMIMPGTVGDKWFIGIPEIASILFFLGLFIFVVFNALTKAPLLAKRNPFIEESKHFHY
- the nrfD gene encoding NrfD/PsrC family molybdoenzyme membrane anchor subunit: MSSHYEAPIRKPLVIGDKSYHDVTVDVAAPVEGPANKHWWIVFSIALIAFLWGLGCIIYTVSTGIGTWGLNKTVGWAWDITNFVWWVGIGHAGTLISAVLLLFRQRWRMAINRSAEAMTIFSVVQAGLFPIIHMGRPWLAYWVLPIPNQFGSLWVNFNSPLLWDVFAISTYLSVSLVFWWTGLLPDFAMLRDRAVTPFTKRVYSILSFGWSGRAKDWQRFEEVSLVLAGLATPLVLSVHTIVSMDFATSVIPGWHTTIFPPYFVAGAVFSGFAMVNTLLIVMRKVSNLEAYITLQHIELMNIIIMITGSIVGVAYITELFVAWYSGVEYEQYAFLNRATGPYWWAYWSMMTCNVFSPQFMWFKKLRTSIMFSFIISIVVNIGMWFERFVIIVTSLHRDYLPSSWTMFSPTFVDIGIFIGTIGFFFVLFLLYSRTFPVIAQAEVKTILKGTGDNYIRERANKDSHHE
- a CDS encoding DUF3341 domain-containing protein — protein: MSNKVIYAIYNDDDILMDAVKKTRAAHHHIEEVFTPFPVHGLDKAMGLAPTRLAICSFLYGCVGLSFATFMMSYIMIHDWPQDIGGKPSFSFIQNMPSFVPIMFELTVFFAAHLMVITFYMRSRLWPFKQAENPDVRTTDDHFLMEVAVNNNEAELVSFFEGTGAVEVKVIEKN
- a CDS encoding c-type cytochrome, with amino-acid sequence MKRIYKITLLVGITILVSSCHNNSAPNYQYFPNMYESVGYETYSEAKIFKGGKEGQLPVAGTINRGFEPYEYENSTAGYELAKANLKSPLDSIERNSGKGKELFEIYCISCHGAAGNGKGKLVEREKFLGVPSYKDREITEGSIFHVETYGLNAMGSHANQLSAHERWLVADYVLKLKSQL